The following coding sequences lie in one Variovorax terrae genomic window:
- the rpmI gene encoding 50S ribosomal protein L35: MPKMKTKSSAKKRFRVRPGGTVKRGQAFKRHILTKKTTKNKRHLRGAVTVHETNMVSMAAMLPGMGI, encoded by the coding sequence ATGCCCAAAATGAAGACCAAGAGCAGCGCGAAAAAGCGTTTCCGCGTTCGTCCCGGTGGCACCGTTAAGCGCGGTCAAGCCTTCAAGCGTCACATCCTGACCAAGAAGACCACCAAGAACAAGCGCCACCTGCGCGGTGCCGTCACGGTGCATGAAACCAACATGGTTTCGATGGCCGCGATGCTGCCCGGCATGGGCATTTAA
- a CDS encoding DMT family transporter, with translation MSLVGSYVALSKPLAAALPVFLLAWLRFGIGVLAMLPWLKKPADEPPMTAQTRQLVFLESFLGNFLFSICMLYGVSLTSAVSAGVIMAAIPAVVALMSWAFLRERIGARIWGAVACAALGIGLLALSKPEHSATAAPGPAADLASQRAWLGNLLVFGAVLCEAAYAVIGKKLTGALGPKRISSLINLWGFVLMTPMGLYLALDFDFPAVASGTWVLLVFYALAASVWTVWLWMTGLKRVPAAQAGVFTVMLPVSAALVGVVVLGETLSSAQMLAFAVALVGVVLATLPGRR, from the coding sequence ATGTCGCTGGTGGGCAGCTACGTCGCCCTGTCCAAGCCGCTGGCCGCGGCCCTGCCCGTCTTCCTGCTGGCCTGGCTGCGCTTTGGCATCGGCGTGCTGGCCATGCTGCCCTGGCTGAAGAAGCCCGCTGATGAGCCGCCGATGACGGCGCAGACGCGGCAACTGGTGTTCCTCGAATCGTTCCTCGGCAACTTCCTGTTCTCGATCTGCATGCTGTACGGCGTGAGCCTGACCAGCGCCGTCTCGGCCGGCGTGATCATGGCCGCCATTCCCGCCGTGGTGGCGCTGATGAGCTGGGCCTTCCTGCGCGAGCGCATCGGCGCGCGCATCTGGGGTGCGGTGGCCTGCGCCGCGCTCGGCATCGGGCTGCTGGCGCTATCAAAACCAGAGCACTCTGCGACCGCTGCACCTGGACCTGCGGCCGATCTGGCTTCTCAACGGGCCTGGCTGGGCAATCTGCTGGTGTTCGGCGCCGTGCTGTGCGAAGCCGCCTATGCCGTGATCGGCAAGAAGCTCACCGGGGCGCTCGGCCCCAAGCGCATCTCCTCGCTGATCAACCTCTGGGGCTTTGTGCTGATGACGCCCATGGGCCTGTACCTGGCGCTGGATTTCGACTTTCCCGCCGTGGCCAGCGGCACCTGGGTGCTGCTGGTGTTCTACGCGCTGGCCGCCAGCGTCTGGACCGTGTGGCTCTGGATGACGGGCCTGAAACGCGTGCCTGCGGCGCAGGCCGGCGTGTTCACCGTGATGCTGCCGGTCAGCGCTGCGCTGGTGGGCGTGGTGGTGCTGGGCGAAACCCTCTCCAGCGCGCAGATGCTGGCGTTCGCGGTGGCGCTGGTGGGCGTGGTGCTGGCCACGCTGCCGGGCCGACGCTAG
- the aceA gene encoding isocitrate lyase, whose translation MTREQQIAALEKDWAENPRWKGIKRGYSAADVVRLRGSLQVEHTLAKRGAEKLWSLINTEPFVNSLGALTGNQAMQQVKAGLKAIYLSGWQVAGDANSNGEMYPDQSLYSVDSVPKVVKKINATFARADQIQWSEGKNAGDAGYTDFFAPIVADAEAGFGGVLNAFELMKAMIEAGAAGVHFEDQLAAAKKCGHMGGKVLVPTREAVSKLVAARLAADVMGTPTILLARTDAEAADLVTTDVDDNDKPFFTGERTVEGFYRSRNGLEQAISRGLAYAEYADLIWCETGTPDLAFAKAFADAIHAKFPGKLLAYNCSPSFNWKKNLDDATIAKFQKELGAMGYKFQFITLAGFHSLNYSMFNLAYGYARNNMSAFVELQQAEFAAAERGFTAVKHQREVGTGYFDAVTTTIEANASTAALKGSTEDEQFFDHKKAA comes from the coding sequence CTGACCCGCGAACAGCAAATCGCCGCCCTGGAAAAAGACTGGGCTGAAAACCCCCGCTGGAAGGGCATCAAGCGCGGCTACTCCGCGGCCGACGTGGTGCGCCTGCGCGGTTCGCTGCAGGTCGAGCACACGCTGGCCAAGCGCGGCGCCGAGAAGCTGTGGAGCCTGATCAACACCGAGCCCTTCGTCAACTCGCTGGGCGCGCTCACCGGCAACCAGGCCATGCAGCAGGTCAAGGCCGGCCTGAAGGCGATCTACCTGTCGGGCTGGCAAGTCGCCGGCGACGCCAACAGCAACGGCGAGATGTACCCCGACCAGTCGCTGTACTCGGTGGACTCGGTGCCCAAGGTCGTGAAGAAGATCAACGCCACCTTCGCCCGCGCCGACCAGATCCAGTGGTCCGAAGGCAAGAATGCCGGCGACGCCGGCTACACCGACTTCTTCGCGCCCATCGTGGCCGATGCCGAAGCCGGTTTCGGCGGCGTGCTGAACGCCTTCGAACTGATGAAGGCCATGATCGAGGCCGGCGCCGCCGGCGTGCACTTCGAAGACCAGCTGGCCGCCGCCAAGAAGTGCGGCCACATGGGCGGCAAGGTGCTGGTGCCCACCCGTGAAGCCGTCTCCAAGCTCGTGGCCGCCCGCCTGGCCGCCGACGTGATGGGCACGCCCACCATCCTGCTGGCCCGCACCGACGCCGAGGCCGCCGACCTGGTGACCACCGACGTGGACGACAACGACAAGCCCTTCTTCACCGGCGAGCGCACGGTGGAAGGTTTCTACCGCAGCCGCAACGGCCTGGAGCAGGCCATCAGCCGCGGCCTGGCCTACGCCGAGTACGCCGACCTGATCTGGTGCGAGACCGGCACGCCCGACCTGGCCTTCGCCAAGGCCTTCGCCGATGCGATCCACGCCAAGTTCCCCGGCAAGCTGCTGGCCTACAACTGCTCGCCCAGCTTCAACTGGAAGAAGAACCTGGACGACGCCACCATCGCCAAGTTCCAGAAGGAACTGGGCGCTATGGGCTACAAGTTCCAGTTCATCACGCTGGCCGGCTTCCACAGCCTGAACTACTCCATGTTCAACCTGGCCTACGGCTATGCCCGCAACAACATGAGCGCCTTCGTGGAGCTGCAGCAGGCCGAGTTTGCCGCCGCCGAGCGGGGCTTCACCGCGGTGAAGCACCAGCGCGAGGTGGGCACGGGCTACTTCGACGCCGTGACCACCACGATCGAGGCCAATGCCTCGACCGCCGCGCTCAAGGGCTCGACCGAAGACGAACAGTTCTTCGACCACAAGAAGGCCGCCTGA
- the infC gene encoding translation initiation factor IF-3 gives MATEFRDRRQREERKHRLNREIMAPEVRLSGPENEPLGIVSLSEALRMAGELDVDLVEIVAAANPPVCRLMDYGKFKYQEQKKAAEAKSKQTVIEIKEIKFRPGTDDGDYNIKMRNIRRFLAEGDKCKITLRFRGREITHQEIGMALLQRIRDELADLIVVEQFPKLEGRQMIMMIAPGKKKAAPKAAAVEPAPAATTA, from the coding sequence ATCGCTACTGAATTTCGCGACCGCCGCCAGCGCGAGGAACGCAAACACCGCCTGAACCGGGAGATCATGGCCCCGGAAGTCCGCCTGAGCGGACCCGAGAACGAGCCCTTGGGCATTGTCAGCCTGTCCGAAGCCCTGCGAATGGCAGGCGAGCTGGATGTGGATCTGGTGGAGATCGTGGCTGCGGCCAATCCCCCGGTCTGCCGCCTGATGGACTACGGCAAGTTCAAGTACCAGGAGCAGAAGAAGGCGGCGGAAGCAAAGTCCAAGCAGACGGTCATCGAAATCAAGGAAATCAAGTTCCGGCCCGGTACCGACGATGGCGACTACAACATCAAGATGCGCAACATCCGGCGCTTTCTTGCTGAGGGCGACAAGTGCAAGATCACGCTGCGCTTCCGGGGGCGCGAGATCACGCACCAGGAAATCGGCATGGCGCTGTTGCAGCGCATTCGTGACGAGTTGGCGGACCTGATCGTGGTCGAGCAGTTCCCCAAGCTCGAAGGCCGGCAGATGATCATGATGATCGCGCCGGGCAAGAAGAAGGCGGCCCCCAAGGCTGCCGCGGTCGAACCGGCTCCGGCCGCGACGACGGCGTAA
- the yedA gene encoding drug/metabolite exporter YedA: MDTTTLPLAPARRAATLLVPALLACYLVWGSTYLAIRLALPRFPPFFQMGTRFLVAGALLMGWVLWRGKPLPSRLQWRNALAIGALMLGGGMGLTASAELHIGSGLIAAFIAVVPMLVCAWGLMFGQRPGRLELLGMAVGLGGVLLLVRGASFSAAPVGIACIAGATLAWSLGSVLSTTRLPLAAGPAGFASEMLCGGAVLMLLSLALGEQPAWPPQPLAVAAWGYLVVFGSLIAFSAYLYLLAHASPALATSYAFVNPLIALFLGVVFAGEAVTAAEWLSCGVILLGVFLIFRGKTA; the protein is encoded by the coding sequence ATGGACACGACCACCCTCCCCCTCGCGCCCGCCCGCCGCGCGGCGACGCTGCTGGTGCCCGCCCTGCTCGCCTGCTACCTGGTGTGGGGCTCCACCTACCTGGCCATCCGCCTCGCGCTGCCGCGCTTTCCGCCCTTCTTCCAGATGGGCACCCGCTTCCTGGTGGCCGGCGCGCTGCTGATGGGCTGGGTGCTGTGGCGCGGCAAGCCGCTGCCCTCGCGCCTCCAGTGGCGCAACGCGCTGGCCATCGGCGCGCTGATGCTGGGCGGCGGCATGGGGCTCACGGCCAGCGCCGAGCTGCACATCGGCTCGGGGCTGATTGCCGCCTTCATCGCCGTGGTGCCGATGCTGGTCTGCGCATGGGGCCTGATGTTCGGCCAGCGTCCGGGCCGGCTGGAACTGCTGGGCATGGCGGTCGGCCTGGGTGGCGTGCTGCTGCTGGTGCGCGGCGCCAGTTTCTCGGCGGCGCCCGTGGGCATTGCCTGCATCGCGGGCGCCACGCTGGCCTGGTCGCTGGGCTCGGTGCTGTCCACCACGCGGCTGCCCCTGGCCGCGGGACCGGCGGGCTTCGCGAGCGAAATGTTGTGTGGCGGCGCGGTGTTGATGCTGCTTTCTCTCGCACTGGGTGAACAGCCCGCATGGCCGCCGCAGCCGCTGGCAGTGGCCGCCTGGGGCTATCTCGTGGTGTTCGGCTCACTGATCGCCTTCAGCGCCTACCTCTACCTGCTGGCCCACGCATCGCCTGCATTGGCCACCAGCTACGCCTTCGTGAACCCCTTGATCGCGCTTTTTCTGGGGGTGGTTTTTGCCGGCGAAGCGGTCACCGCGGCCGAGTGGCTTTCCTGCGGCGTGATCCTGCTGGGCGTTTTTCTGATCTTCAGAGGGAAAACGGCCTGA
- a CDS encoding DMT family transporter, giving the protein MKNAAASGIALVLCAAVLWGTTGTAQSFAPAGLSPYLVGALRLALAALFFALYLLLTRPWLRAGSPGLPWRWILLAGLCIAAYNLCFFAGVKASSVAVGTAVAIGSGPIWAGLLQFLLSGQAPRAVWWWGTLLAVAGGSLMVVSGAQGARITGWGIALCLGAGLSYAAYALINKRLVAQAAPALVTAGVFTVAALIALPLAWRLSEPTVLGLGGWGVVGYLGIVATGVSYLLFSSGLRHVSGATGVTLALGEPLTAFLLAIVVVGERPGLMAFAGLALVLAGLALVIRAELRLASAAAGQ; this is encoded by the coding sequence ATGAAAAACGCTGCTGCCTCCGGTATCGCCCTGGTGCTGTGCGCGGCCGTGCTGTGGGGCACCACAGGCACGGCCCAGAGCTTTGCGCCAGCCGGCCTGTCACCCTACCTGGTGGGCGCCCTGCGCCTGGCCCTGGCCGCGCTGTTCTTCGCGCTGTACCTGCTGCTGACGCGGCCCTGGCTCCGGGCCGGATCGCCCGGCCTGCCCTGGCGCTGGATCCTGCTGGCGGGCCTGTGCATCGCCGCCTACAACCTCTGCTTCTTCGCCGGCGTGAAAGCCAGCAGCGTGGCGGTGGGCACGGCGGTGGCCATCGGCAGCGGGCCGATCTGGGCCGGCCTGCTGCAGTTCCTGCTGTCGGGCCAGGCGCCGCGCGCGGTCTGGTGGTGGGGCACCCTGCTGGCCGTGGCCGGCGGCAGCCTGATGGTGGTCAGCGGCGCGCAGGGCGCGCGCATCACTGGCTGGGGCATCGCGCTGTGCCTGGGCGCGGGCCTGAGCTACGCGGCCTATGCCCTGATCAACAAACGCCTGGTGGCGCAGGCCGCGCCGGCGCTGGTCACGGCCGGCGTGTTCACGGTGGCGGCGTTGATCGCCTTGCCGCTGGCTTGGAGACTGTCCGAGCCCACAGTGCTCGGCTTGGGCGGCTGGGGGGTGGTGGGCTATCTGGGGATCGTCGCCACCGGCGTGAGCTACCTGCTGTTCAGCAGCGGCCTGCGGCATGTCTCGGGTGCCACGGGCGTCACCCTGGCCCTGGGCGAGCCGCTGACCGCGTTCTTGCTGGCCATCGTGGTGGTGGGTGAGCGGCCGGGCCTGATGGCCTTCGCCGGTCTGGCTTTGGTGCTGGCGGGCCTGGCCCTGGTGATCCGGGCCGAACTCCGGTTGGCGTCCGCCGCGGCCGGACAATGA
- the rplT gene encoding 50S ribosomal protein L20, which yields MPRVKRGVTARARHKKVLALAKGFRGRRGNVFRIAKEAVMKAGQYAYRDRRTKKRVFRQLWIARINAAARELGLTYSQFANGLKKASIEIDRKVLADLAVHDKAAFGSIVEQVKAKLAA from the coding sequence ATGCCTCGCGTCAAACGTGGTGTAACGGCTCGCGCCCGCCACAAGAAAGTTCTCGCCCTCGCCAAGGGTTTCCGCGGCCGCCGCGGCAATGTCTTCCGCATCGCCAAAGAAGCGGTGATGAAGGCCGGGCAATATGCCTACCGTGACCGCCGTACCAAGAAGCGCGTATTCCGCCAGTTGTGGATCGCCCGTATCAACGCCGCCGCGCGTGAACTGGGCCTGACCTACAGCCAGTTCGCCAACGGCCTGAAGAAGGCCTCCATCGAGATCGACCGCAAGGTGCTGGCCGACCTCGCCGTGCATGACAAGGCTGCTTTTGGCAGCATCGTGGAGCAAGTCAAGGCCAAGCTGGCTGCTTGA
- a CDS encoding gamma-glutamylcyclotransferase family protein, producing the protein MPQAPATPPRHVFVYGTLRRGGDNDMTRLAPAPRFVGAATIQGVMYHLGRYPGVTLGGARAVQGEVYEIEPALERVLDEIEELSPLPSSEYFKRIVPVQVMGRWLDCIVYEINPDHVHGRPVIAGGDWVPGR; encoded by the coding sequence ATGCCCCAAGCCCCTGCCACGCCGCCGCGTCATGTCTTCGTCTACGGCACCCTGCGCCGCGGCGGCGACAACGACATGACCCGGCTCGCGCCCGCGCCCCGCTTCGTTGGCGCCGCGACGATCCAGGGTGTCATGTACCACCTGGGCCGCTATCCGGGGGTGACGCTGGGCGGCGCGCGGGCCGTGCAGGGCGAGGTCTACGAGATCGAGCCGGCGCTCGAGCGGGTGCTGGACGAGATCGAGGAGCTGTCCCCGCTGCCGAGCAGCGAGTACTTCAAGCGCATCGTCCCGGTGCAGGTGATGGGGCGCTGGCTCGACTGCATCGTCTATGAGATCAACCCGGACCATGTGCACGGGAGGCCGGTGATCGCCGGCGGCGACTGGGTGCCGGGCCGGTGA
- the thrS gene encoding threonine--tRNA ligase — MIHITLPDGSQRDYPGPVTVAEVAASIGAGLAKAALAGKVDGKVVDTSFTLEKDSQVAIVTAKDADGLEVIRHSTAHLLAYAVKELFPEAQVTIGPVIENGFFYDFSYKRPFTPEDLEAIEKRMTQLAAKDEPVTRRVLPRDEAVAYFKSLGEHYKAEIIASIPANEDVSLYREGGFEDLCRGPHVPSTGKLKFFKLMKVAGAYWRGDHRNEMLQRIYGTAWATKDELQQYLTMLEEAEKRDHRKLGRELDLFHLDEHSPGTVFWHTKGWAVWQQVEQYMRRVYRDNGYQEVKGPQLLDASLWEKTGHWDKYRENMFTTESEKRDYALKPMNCPGHILIYKQGIKSYRDLPLRFGEFGNCHRNEPTGGLHGIMRVRAFTQDDGHIFCTEEQIQAECVAFTTLLQKVYKDFGFTEIIYKLATRPEKRIGSEESWDKAEQALAQGLRASGCDFEITPGEGAFYGPKIEYTLKDALGRQWQCGTMQVDPNMPERLDAEYVGEDGSRHRPIMLHRAIVGSLERFIGMLIEHHAGAMPAWLAPVQVSVLNITDSQADYAQEVAKTLQNQGLRVALDLRNEKITYKIREHSMQKLPYILVVGDKEKAAGAVAVRARGNQDLGVMSLDAFAQKIAGDIAHKL, encoded by the coding sequence ATGATCCACATCACGCTTCCCGACGGTTCCCAACGTGACTACCCCGGCCCGGTGACGGTGGCCGAGGTGGCCGCCTCCATCGGCGCCGGCCTGGCCAAGGCCGCACTGGCCGGCAAGGTCGACGGCAAGGTGGTCGACACCAGCTTCACCCTCGAGAAGGACAGCCAGGTGGCGATCGTGACCGCCAAGGATGCCGACGGCCTGGAGGTGATCCGCCACTCGACGGCTCACCTGCTGGCCTATGCGGTCAAGGAGTTGTTCCCCGAGGCCCAGGTCACCATCGGCCCGGTGATCGAGAACGGCTTCTTCTACGACTTCTCGTACAAGCGCCCGTTCACGCCTGAGGACCTGGAGGCGATCGAGAAGCGCATGACGCAGCTCGCCGCCAAGGACGAGCCGGTGACGCGCCGCGTGCTGCCGCGCGACGAGGCCGTGGCCTACTTCAAGAGCCTCGGCGAACACTACAAGGCCGAGATCATCGCCAGCATCCCGGCCAATGAGGATGTGTCGCTGTACCGCGAGGGCGGCTTCGAGGACCTGTGTCGCGGCCCGCACGTGCCGAGCACGGGCAAGCTCAAGTTCTTCAAGCTCATGAAGGTGGCCGGCGCCTACTGGCGCGGCGACCACCGCAACGAGATGCTGCAGCGCATCTACGGCACGGCCTGGGCCACCAAGGACGAACTGCAGCAGTACCTCACGATGCTGGAGGAGGCCGAGAAGCGCGACCACCGCAAGCTCGGGCGCGAGCTGGACCTGTTCCACCTCGACGAGCACTCGCCCGGCACGGTGTTCTGGCATACCAAGGGCTGGGCGGTCTGGCAGCAGGTGGAGCAGTACATGCGCCGCGTCTACCGCGACAACGGCTACCAGGAGGTCAAGGGCCCGCAGTTGCTGGACGCCTCGCTCTGGGAGAAGACCGGCCACTGGGACAAGTACCGCGAGAACATGTTCACGACGGAATCGGAGAAGCGCGACTACGCGCTCAAGCCGATGAACTGCCCGGGCCACATCCTGATCTACAAGCAGGGCATCAAGAGCTACCGCGACCTGCCGCTACGCTTCGGCGAATTCGGCAACTGCCACCGCAACGAGCCCACCGGCGGCCTGCACGGCATCATGCGGGTGCGCGCCTTCACGCAGGACGATGGCCACATCTTCTGCACCGAAGAGCAGATCCAGGCCGAGTGCGTGGCCTTCACGACGCTGCTGCAGAAGGTCTACAAGGACTTCGGCTTCACCGAGATCATCTACAAGCTGGCCACGCGGCCCGAGAAGCGCATCGGTTCCGAGGAAAGCTGGGACAAGGCCGAGCAGGCGCTGGCGCAGGGGCTGCGCGCCTCGGGCTGTGATTTCGAGATCACCCCCGGGGAGGGCGCGTTCTACGGCCCCAAGATCGAGTACACGCTCAAGGATGCGCTGGGCCGCCAGTGGCAGTGCGGGACCATGCAGGTGGACCCCAACATGCCCGAGCGCCTGGACGCCGAGTACGTGGGCGAGGACGGCAGCCGCCACCGCCCCATCATGCTGCACCGGGCCATCGTCGGCAGCCTGGAGCGTTTCATCGGCATGCTGATCGAACACCACGCCGGCGCCATGCCCGCCTGGCTCGCGCCGGTGCAGGTTTCCGTGCTCAATATCACTGATTCCCAGGCGGATTACGCCCAAGAAGTGGCCAAAACGCTGCAGAATCAAGGGCTTAGGGTCGCTTTAGACCTGCGCAACGAGAAAATTACGTATAAAATACGGGAGCATTCGATGCAAAAGCTGCCCTATATCCTCGTCGTGGGTGACAAGGAGAAGGCAGCAGGTGCCGTCGCAGTGCGCGCCCGAGGCAACCAGGACCTCGGTGTGATGTCCCTCGATGCGTTCGCGCAGAAAATCGCAGGCGATATCGCTCACAAGCTCTGA
- a CDS encoding SWIB/MDM2 domain-containing protein, giving the protein MATAKKAPAKKAPAKKAAPAKKAAPAKKAAPAKKVAAKAPAKKAAPAKKAPAKKAAPAKKPAAKKAAPAKKRTPNAAFMKALTPSAALAAVVGANPLPRTEVVSKLWTYIKKNNLQDKVNKRLINADAKLKEIFGKAQVSMFEMAGLIGKHVK; this is encoded by the coding sequence ATGGCAACTGCAAAGAAAGCTCCGGCGAAAAAAGCACCTGCAAAAAAAGCTGCTCCCGCCAAGAAGGCTGCTCCCGCAAAGAAAGCAGCACCGGCTAAGAAAGTAGCCGCCAAGGCCCCGGCCAAGAAGGCCGCTCCGGCGAAGAAGGCCCCTGCCAAGAAGGCCGCACCCGCCAAGAAGCCCGCCGCGAAGAAGGCCGCGCCCGCCAAGAAGCGCACGCCCAACGCCGCGTTCATGAAGGCCCTGACGCCCAGCGCCGCCCTGGCCGCCGTGGTGGGTGCCAACCCGCTGCCGCGCACCGAAGTGGTGAGCAAGCTGTGGACGTACATCAAGAAGAACAACCTGCAAGACAAGGTCAACAAGCGCCTGATCAACGCCGACGCCAAGCTGAAGGAAATCTTCGGCAAGGCCCAGGTGTCGATGTTCGAGATGGCCGGCCTGATCGGCAAGCACGTCAAGTAA
- the rraA gene encoding ribonuclease E activity regulator RraA → MTRPFATCDLCDAHKNDVSGQFRVLPPVFRDFGAVRRFSGPVATVKCFEDNSLVKAAVDSPGQGRVLVVDGGGSLRRALLGGNLGAAAAKNGWAGVVIDGCVRDVAELAQQQVGIRALASMPLPTEKRNEGQQDVAVQLQGVWLRPGDWLYADEDGIVVADRALA, encoded by the coding sequence ATGACCCGCCCCTTTGCGACCTGCGATCTGTGCGATGCTCACAAGAACGACGTCAGCGGCCAGTTTCGCGTGCTGCCGCCCGTGTTTCGCGACTTCGGCGCGGTGCGCCGGTTCAGCGGCCCGGTGGCCACCGTCAAGTGCTTCGAGGACAACTCGCTGGTGAAGGCCGCGGTGGACTCGCCTGGCCAGGGCCGCGTGCTGGTGGTGGACGGCGGCGGCTCGCTGCGCCGCGCGCTGCTGGGCGGCAACCTCGGGGCCGCGGCCGCGAAGAACGGCTGGGCCGGCGTGGTGATCGACGGCTGCGTGCGCGACGTGGCCGAGCTGGCGCAGCAGCAGGTCGGCATCCGCGCGCTGGCGTCCATGCCGCTGCCGACCGAGAAGCGCAACGAGGGGCAGCAAGACGTGGCGGTGCAGCTCCAGGGCGTCTGGCTGCGCCCTGGCGACTGGCTCTATGCCGACGAGGACGGCATCGTGGTGGCGGACCGGGCGCTGGCTTGA
- a CDS encoding Lrp/AsnC family transcriptional regulator, with product MQTEVSEFDHYDSRILAELQRDARISMAELGRRVHLSQPAVTERVRKLELAGVIKGYRAEVDYHRLGYGIRAIVRVGRVEYARVVKLIEQTPEVVNAYNVTGEDSWVLEIAVIDVPHLDAVVTKFCILTETSTCIVLNAPRENAAVLPARRENIKPVIKKVTGK from the coding sequence ATGCAGACCGAAGTTTCCGAATTCGATCATTACGACAGCCGCATCCTGGCCGAGCTGCAGCGCGATGCGCGCATCTCCATGGCCGAGCTGGGCCGGCGCGTGCACCTGAGCCAGCCGGCCGTGACCGAGCGGGTGCGCAAGCTGGAGCTTGCCGGCGTGATCAAGGGCTACCGCGCCGAGGTGGACTACCACCGCCTGGGCTACGGCATCCGAGCCATCGTGCGCGTGGGGCGGGTCGAATACGCCCGGGTGGTGAAGCTGATCGAGCAGACGCCCGAGGTCGTCAACGCCTACAACGTGACCGGCGAAGACAGCTGGGTGCTGGAGATCGCCGTGATCGACGTGCCGCATCTGGACGCGGTGGTCACGAAGTTCTGCATCCTGACCGAAACCTCGACCTGCATCGTGCTCAATGCCCCGCGCGAGAATGCGGCCGTGCTGCCGGCCCGCCGCGAGAACATCAAACCCGTCATCAAGAAAGTCACCGGAAAATGA
- the pheS gene encoding phenylalanine--tRNA ligase subunit alpha encodes MNELDSLVESATSLFAQSTTPADLENAKAQFLGKAGRITELMKGMAALSVEEKKTRGAAINLAKQAIEAALTRRRQALADAELQVQLKAEALDVSLPGRQRGQGGLHPVSLTLERIEAIFGSMGFDVAQGPEIETDWFNFTALNTPEDHPARSMHDTFYVEGGSPEAPNLLRTHTSPMQIRYAVQHVKKHRARIDAGLGMPEIRVIAPGRTYRVDSDATHSPMFHQCEGLWVGENVSFKDLKVVFTDFCRTFFESDDLVLRFRPSFFPFTEPSAEIDIQFQHGPLAGRWLEVSGSGQVHPNVVRNMGLDPEKYIGFAFGMGPDRLTMLRYGVNDLRLFFDGDIRFLSQFQ; translated from the coding sequence ATGAACGAGTTGGACTCCCTGGTCGAAAGCGCGACTTCCCTGTTCGCGCAAAGCACGACGCCTGCCGATCTCGAAAACGCCAAGGCGCAGTTTCTAGGCAAGGCCGGGCGCATCACCGAACTCATGAAGGGCATGGCCGCCCTCAGCGTGGAAGAAAAGAAGACGCGCGGCGCCGCCATCAACCTCGCCAAGCAGGCCATCGAGGCTGCATTGACCCGGCGCCGCCAGGCCCTGGCCGACGCGGAGCTGCAGGTTCAGCTCAAGGCCGAGGCGCTGGACGTCTCGCTGCCGGGCCGCCAGCGCGGGCAGGGCGGTCTGCACCCGGTGTCGCTGACGCTGGAGCGCATCGAGGCGATCTTCGGTTCGATGGGCTTCGACGTGGCGCAGGGCCCGGAGATCGAGACCGACTGGTTCAACTTCACCGCACTGAACACGCCCGAAGACCATCCGGCGCGTTCCATGCACGACACCTTCTACGTCGAGGGCGGTTCGCCCGAGGCGCCCAACCTGCTGCGCACCCACACCAGCCCGATGCAGATCCGCTATGCGGTGCAGCACGTCAAGAAGCACCGCGCGCGCATCGATGCCGGCCTGGGCATGCCAGAGATCCGCGTGATCGCCCCGGGGCGCACCTACCGCGTGGACAGCGATGCCACGCACTCGCCGATGTTCCACCAGTGCGAAGGCCTGTGGGTCGGCGAGAACGTGAGCTTCAAGGACCTGAAGGTCGTGTTCACCGACTTCTGCCGCACCTTCTTCGAGAGCGACGACCTGGTGCTGCGCTTCCGCCCGAGCTTCTTCCCCTTCACCGAGCCCAGCGCCGAGATCGACATCCAGTTCCAGCACGGCCCGCTGGCCGGCCGCTGGCTCGAAGTTTCGGGCTCGGGCCAGGTGCACCCGAACGTGGTGCGCAACATGGGCCTGGACCCCGAGAAATACATCGGCTTCGCCTTCGGCATGGGCCCGGACCGCCTGACCATGCTGCGCTACGGCGTGAACGACCTGCGCCTGTTCTTCGACGGCGACATCCGCTTCCTGAGCCAGTTCCAGTAA